The genome window ATATCATTGGAGAAAAAAATAAAGTGGGCATCATTAGTGCAAAATCCGATAGCCTGGACAAGACATTTTTTGATAATGTTAATATGGATATGTCTAAAGCTATAGTAGTAGGATTAGAAGATACAGAGCATTTTGCTCCCTTTGGTATTGAAGAAACAGGAACTTTTGACAGTAAATTAGTGGAGGGGGAAGTGGTAGCTGCGGCCAAGGAGATGGTGAAACAAAACTCTGATATAAAAGCCATCCTACTAGAATGTAGCATGTTACCACCCTATGGAAAAGCTGTACAGGAGGCCACAGGTCTTCCGGTATTTGATTTTATCACGATGATTGATTATGTATTTACTGCGGTAGTCAAAAAAAGATATCATGGATTTTTATAAAAGATAAAGCCAGGCAGTGGGAAAATTATCTAGATAATTTTCCCACTGCCTGGCTTTTTTTTTAGGTATTTACATAGAGAAAGATATTTCATAGACCATCATAATGAAA of Irregularibacter muris contains these proteins:
- a CDS encoding aspartate/glutamate racemase family protein, which produces MIYTARKGQMNYGEAIGILLLDFVAPFIPGDVGNASTYNYPVRYKLVKGLTFDRLFNKDKSALDILIQTAKELEKEGVRAITADCGFFALFQKEVAEAVDIPVFLSSLLQAPFISNIIGEKNKVGIISAKSDSLDKTFFDNVNMDMSKAIVVGLEDTEHFAPFGIEETGTFDSKLVEGEVVAAAKEMVKQNSDIKAILLECSMLPPYGKAVQEATGLPVFDFITMIDYVFTAVVKKRYHGFL